The following proteins are encoded in a genomic region of Primulina huaijiensis isolate GDHJ02 chromosome 3, ASM1229523v2, whole genome shotgun sequence:
- the LOC140974578 gene encoding ABSCISIC ACID-INSENSITIVE 5-like protein 5, with product MGSCFNFMNFGNDPPSGGSGTPPGNFPLIRQSSIYSLTFDEFQTSAGGIGKDLGSMNMDELLKSIWNAEDNMIIGSSSGGDVRIQEGSSNLQRQGSLTLPRTLSQKTVDEVWREVSKECGGGKEVSGVGGFRMLPREPTLGEVTLEEFLVRAGVVREEIQPAAMLKNVGAFDDRSIPTSSGSEFGYQQTGTDARLMASRTSNSANPITLESASLPLDVIGVRSASPQPMQQQQLLPKQPGFALGISSNQLGNSGIRGGIVGVSDAVMNNNMVENMKLHGGGLGVVNLRANQKGSPSVSSDGQVNSNGGTPSMSPVPYMFNGGLRGRKRPALEKVVERRQKRMIKNRESAARSRARKQAYTMELEGEIAKLKEENDELRKKQAEMLEMQRNQVLEMMDQEKGAKTPCLRRRRTLTSPW from the exons ATGGGGAGctgtttcaatttcatgaatttcGGAAACGATCCTCCATCAGGGGGCAGTGGAACGCCTCCGGGTAACTTCCCTTTGATTCGGCAGTCTTCCATCTATTCATTAACTTTTGATGAGTTTCAAACCTCAGCCGGCGGAATTGGTAAGGATTTGGGGTCAATGAACATGGATGAGTTGCTCAAAAGCATTTGGAATGCGGAGGATAATATGATTATCGGCTCCAGCAGTGGTGGCGATGTTAGGATTCAGGAAGGGAGTAGTAATTTGCAGAGACAAGGATCATTGACTCTTCCTCGTACGCTAAGTCAGAAGACGGTGGACGAGGTTTGGCGGGAGGTGTCAAAAGAGTGCGGTGGTGGGAAGGAGGTCAGCGGGGTCGGTGGTTTTAGAATGCTCCCGAGAGAACCGACTTTAGGCGAGGTTACCCTCGAGGAGTTCTTGGTGAGAGCAGGTGTCGTTAGGGAAGAAATTCAACCAGCTGCAATGCTTAAAAATGTTGGAGCTTTTGACGATCGGTCAATTCCCACAAGTTCCGGATCAGAATTCGGGTACCAGCAGACTGGTACGGATGCCAGATTAATGGCCAGTAGGACTTCTAATAGTGCTAATCCGATTACCTTGGAATCTGCTAGTTTACCCCTGGATGTTATTGGGGTGAGATCTGCTTCACCACAGCCTATGCAGCAGCAACAGCTCCTTCCAAAACAGCCTGGGTTTGCCTTGGGAATTTCTAGTAATCAGTTAGGAAATTCGGGTATTAGGGGTGGAATTGTTGGGGTTTCTGATGCAGTAATGAATAATAATATGGTTGAAAATATGAAGTTACACGGTGGAGGACTAGGTGTGGTTAACTTAAGAGCTAATCAGAAGGGTTCTCCATCAGTTTCATCTGACGGGCAGGTTAATAGTAATGGTGGGACGCCTTCCATGTCACCTGTTCCTTACATGTTTAATGGTGGTCTTCGGGGCAGGAAACGACCTGCTTTGGAGAAGGTGGTTGAAAGGAGGCAAAAGAGGATGATTAAGAATAGGGAATCGGCTGCAAGATCACGAGCTCGAAAGCAG GCATACACTATGGAGTTGGAAGGGGAAATTGCGAAACTGAAGGAGGAAAATGATGAATTACGAAAGAAACAG GCAGAGATGCTGGAAATGCAGAGGAATCAG GTTCTTGAGATGATGGACCAGGAAAAAGGAGCGAAAACGCCATGCTTGCGACGGAGACGGACGCTGACAAGTCCATGGTAG
- the LOC140974577 gene encoding probable serine/threonine-protein kinase At1g01540, translated as MSDGKPAFLNDELSRKTSIFGLRLWVVLGICVGASIVIFLFFISIWFTSRRNKRTTLKNKIAIIPNESREIQEIWSVPTRQEQAPLKLLLPAPDPETNPKEDQRIHIEIGKGNRISYPEKEGLGSGSGNGSGEARLISEPGSVTNGPGVSHLGWGHWYTLRELEKSTNGFSAGNVIGEGGYGIVYYGALEDNTKVAVKNLLNNRGQAEREFKVEVEAIGRVRHKNLVRLLGYCAEGAHRMLVYEYVDNGNLEQWLHGDVGPCSPLTWDIRMNILLGTAKGLTYLHEGLEPKVVHRDIKSSNILLDKQWNAKVSDFGLAKLLCSERSYITTRVMGTFGYVAPEYASTGMLNERSDVYGFGILIMEIITGRNPVDYSRPAGEVNLVDWLKSMVSNRNAEGVLDPRLTEKPSSRAWKRVLLVALRCVDPNAQKRPKMGHVVHMLDGDDFLFREDRRSGRENGRLNHMEIGVMEPGDSSGYESSVQTDRILARIKQETDDERMSNC; from the exons ATGTCTGATGGGAAACCAGCGTTTCTGAACGATGAATTATCGAGAAAGACTTCCATTTTTGGTTTACGTTTGTGGGTTGTGCTTGGAATCTGCGTCGGTGCCTCCATTGTCATCTTCCTCTTTTTCATCTCGATTTGGTTCACATCCAGGCGGAACAAGAGAACCACGCTGAAAAACAAGATTGCCATCATACCTAACGAGTCGAGAGAAATTCAAGAAATATGGTCCGTCCCGACTCGGCAGGAACAAGCTCCTCTCAAGCTGCTTCTTCCTGCTCCGGATCCCGAGACAAACCCCAAAGAGGATCAAAGGATCCATATTGAGATTGGAAAGGGGAACCGGATATCCTACCCTGAGAAGGAAGGGCTGGGTTCTGGGTCGGGCAATGGAAGCGGGGAGGCGCGGCTCATTAGTGAACCGGGTTCTGTGACAAACGGGCCGGGGGTGTCGCATTTAGGGTGGGGACATTGGTATACTTTGAGGGAGCTTGAGAAGTCCACCAATGGATTTTCTGCTGGGAATGTGATTGGGGAAGGAGGGTACGGAATTGTTTATTACGGTGCTTTGGAAGATAATACGAAAGTTGCTGTTAAAAATTTGCTCAATAACAG GGGTCAAGCGGAAAGAGAGTTTAAGGTTGAAGTTGAAGCAATAGGACGGGTACGCCACAAGAATTTGGTGAGATTGCTTGGCTATTGTGCTGAAGGAGCTCACAG GATGCTTGTGTATGAGTATGTCGATAATGGAAACTTAGAACAGTGGCTTCATGGAGATGTAGGGCCTTGTAGCCCTCTTACATGGGATATTCGAATGAATATATTACTTGGTACTGCCAAGGG GTTGACTTATCTGCATGAAGGGCTCGAGCCAAAGGTTGTTCACCGTGATATTAAATCAAGCAACATTTTGCTCGATAAACAGTGGAATGCTAAAGTATCGGACTTCGGTCTGGCAAAGCTTTTATGTTCTGAAAGAAGTTATATCACCACTAGAGTTATGGGTACATTTGG CTACGTTGCTCCAGAATATGCTAGCACTGGCATGCTCAACGAAAGAAGTGACGTGTATGGTTTTGGCATCCTCATAATGGAAATCATAACCGGGAGGAATCCGGTGGATTATAGTCGTCCCGCTGGTGAA GTGAACCTTGTTGATTGGCTAAAATCTATGGTTTCCAACCGAAACGCAGAGGGAGTGTTGGATCCAAGATTAACTGAGAAACCCTCGTCGAGAGCATGGAAACGTGTCCTTTTGGTAGCATTACGGTGTGTAGACCCAAATGCTCAAAAGAGGCCAAAGATGGGGCATGTGGTGCACATGCTTGATGGTGATGATTTCCTTTTCCGTGAA GACCGTAGAAGTGGTCGGGAAAATGGACGGTTAAATCACATGGAGATAGGCGTGATGGAACCAGGTGACAGCAGTGGATATGAAAGCAGTGTCCAAACGGATAGGATTTTGGCAAGGATTAAGCAAGAAACCGATGACGAGCGCATGTCTAACTGTTAG
- the LOC140974580 gene encoding uncharacterized protein, with protein MWGFGGRHYWGRKERGKVEGIVVVFAWMSSQDNHLKNYVDLYASIGWNSLVCHSQFLNLFFPDKAESFALEIVSELVQELKIQPCPVVFASFSCGPKACMYKVLRIIEGKCDTEVNMHDFRLVKDCLCGNIFDSTPVDFTSDLGTRFFLHPSVLTMSRPPRMVTLIANGISSSLDAVFLSRFESQRAEYWQTLYSTVSMGAPYLILCSEDDDLAPFQIIFNFATRLKDLGADVKMVKWDSSSHVGMFLDFSCFSPFMFVTWVYAHIK; from the exons ATGTGGGGATTTGGAGGAAGGCATTACTGGGGAAGAAAGGAGAGGGGGAAAGTGGAAGGAATAGTCGTGGTGTTTGCGTGGATGTCGAGTCAAGACAATCACTTGAAGAATTATGTCGATCTCTACGCTTCTATTGGATGGAATTCCCTAGTTTGCCACTCCCAATTCCTCAATCT ATTCTTTCCAGATAAAGCTGAGTCATTTGCTCTAGAAATTGTCAGCGAGCTTGTTCAG GAGCTAAAAATACAGCCATGCCCAGTTGTCTTTGCATCTTTTTCCTGTGGGCCAAAAGCTTGCATGTATAAGGTTCTCCGT ATAATCGAAGGCAAGTGTGACACTGAAGTTAATATG CATGACTTCCGGCTTGTTAAAGACTGTCTTTGTGGAAATATTTTTGATTCCACTCCAGTGGATTTTACCAGCGACTTGGGCACTCGATTTTTTCTCCATCCAAGTGTGCTTACAATGTCGCGTCCGCCCCGAATGGTGACATTGATTGCCAATGGCATCTCTTCCAGTCTAGATGCAGTCTTTCTTAGCAGATTTGAATCTCAACGCGCCGAGTACTGGCAAACACTGTACTCCACAGTT AGCATGGGTGCTCCATATCTCATATTGTGCTCGGAAGATGATGATCTTGCtccttttcaaataattttcaattttgctACGAGGCTTAAAGACCTTGGTGCTGACGTTAAAATGGTCAAGTGGGACAGTTCATCTCACGTTGGTATGTTTCTGGATTTTTCATGTTTCAGTCCCTTTATGTTCGTTACCTGGGTTTATGCTCATATTAAGTAA